The genomic DNA GGTTCTCCCGCTGTTGCTCTTTCAATGTGCTCTTCAATCCACTGAAGGGTTTCATTTGCGTCGCGTTCGTATCCTGTAGAAAGCCATCGTTCTACTTCGTCAGCCACCAAAACTAGCCAGGCGGTGTGAAACTCTGCGCTCTTGACGAGGAAATAGCGAAACGTTGTTGCGTACAGGATCCCCGGTAGAAAGCCGTCCGGATCGCAGTGTTCCTTGAGCGTGCCGAAGTCGACCGGCGGATTCTGGAATAATCCTGCATGCGCCATGCCGCGACGCTTGAACTCTTTGCGGATTGCCAAGTGGATTCTTGGTTGAAGTGCGGACTCGACGTGCTCGTAGTGAAACGTACCCAGGCCAAAAATCGACGCTTCCGCGAGACGCTTGAGCCACAGGACTCGAGGACCAAGACTGTCTATGTCGGCCTTGCCGATTTCCAGCATCGCCCAGCCGTATGCCGAATCGCCATCTCGAAATTGCCTCAAACATTCTTCAAGAACGTGATCTGGGCACGCAATGAGTTCCTCAACTCTGCCCGACTCGCACATTCCCTTGACATCATCGGGGAGCGTACCGCATTTCAGCGACTGTTCCCAATTGAATACCTGCTGCATGCCACCCCCTTATGAACCACAAAGTCGCGACAAACCGAGTCGCACAAGGGCGACCGCAAGTTTTTGGGGGTCGAAAGGAAATTCGTCACGGTACGTTCCTAGGAAATCGGCCAATGCGATAGCCGTTTCTGACTCGCTGGCAAATCGATTCTCGGACTCAAGTCTCAGCCAATCCCATTCATCGCGGACGACTGCCCGAAGTCGCTCCAGATAGGGTTCAAGCACGCGCCACGCGACGGATGGATCCGAACGATAGACCATTTCGGTATCAGCTCTGTATTCATCTGGGAGCTCTGAAATCATTGCCTCTTCAAGCCGTTGTTGCTCCCAGTCGATGTATTCTTGAATCTCTGCATACGCAGATTCGGCAATCGCATGGTCAAGCGACTGGTTCAGGGCTGAATCTTCAGCATCTGGAATGTTGGGAGGCTGTATCCGGCTCCGTTGAGAGGGGGTTCCCCGTTGGCGGTGCAGGAGGTAATTAGCGGGATGATTCGGGTCGCCCAACGCCTTCGAGACGCGGTCAAATACCTCGCCTTCTGCTTTGCCAGCGGCGAACTGCATCAATTCGGCGATGGTGATGTCGTATTTTTCAGAGCCATTCATAGGGCAGCACCTCCTCCATAATCGTCCATGACTCGGAATGTTTCTCGATCAATGCTTTGACGCGTTCAGCATCCCATTCAGAGACGGTTGGGAAAAGATCACGAGCAACATGCTGAATGTAGTCTGCAGCTTGTTCTTCGTATTTCCGTTGCCCCGTCCTTATCGCTTTCCACCACGCTGGCGTTCTCATGACCAAGTATAAAATGAGTGCTTCTTCGCACGCGTTCTGGTCAAAGGCAAACACGGGAATCGGCCCGTCAGTCTCTTTTGCTTCGTCTGCCCAGTCTTCAAGAAGCGTGCTCAATTCTTCAGAGATGCTTTCAGCGGCAACTTCTACTGCCGTGCCGATGGATGAGCGAGCCACCAGGAAAGCAAAAGCATAGGCGTTGATTGCCACGTGATGCCCACGCGGAAAAAACGCATCTTCCGCAGCGAAGGCAATAGAGATGTGAGATAGCTGAGGATCAGTACCTGTGACCCATCTCTTGACGGTCGTCTGATTGACGTTTCCATAGCGACGACCAAGGACAGCCCAGGACTCGCGAGATTCAATGGGGCGAACAGTCGGAGAAAAGTAGACGTCGTTGATGAATATTTTGAATGAGTCATCAACGCGAACAGAAATGATCTCTCGGTTTCGATCGCCGGATTCTAGCTTCTTCCTTGCCTGTTCCCGAATCCATTTCAGAAACAGGTCTTGCTGTGATTCGCTTTCACGTGTCGGTCCGTCGCCAATGCCTTCAGCCAGACGCTCGTTGATCGGGTGTTCCGGTAGTTCGTCCGGCTCGGTCATTGTTAAGGCCTCGTTGAGTCAGGTAATGAAGCGGATGCTGAGGGGCGTCCAACGCTTGCGATACGCGTTGGAAAACTTTGTCCGTGGCCTTACCGATTGCGAATTGCATCAGTTCGTCCCACGTGACTTCGACTGGTTCGTAGTCCGCCGGTGATTCAGGTTGTTTCTCCATTATCGGAGGGGGAATTGTTGAAAACAGCCTATCAGTCTACGTGACCGACGTCAATTTTCTGAGCCATCGGCTTGCGTCTGCGCGAGGGTCGCTCCAGCTCATTTTCTAATGCCTTCGTCCGATCCAATCCCTGAATCGAAAGGAGGCCGAAATGGCTGTCGCATCGGCGAATTGCGACCTGCTGAATCCAGCAATGGTTCTGGAGCAGGTCCGTGGCATTCGCCTGATTCTTTACGAGCCCACTGAATGCGTGGCGGTCGGTGTGCGCCGTTCCGTTGTTGTCTTGTCGCTTTCTCATTCGCAACGTGCGGCAGTTGCAATCCCAAATACAAAGGGAATTCCAAACATGTCTCAATCTCCAATCTGGCGTCGGTCGCTGGGACTGGTCAGTGTGGCTGTGTTTGCGCATCGAAAGGATGCGGATTCACCAGTCAATCACACGATCAGTTGCAATCGTCGCTATTACGACGGGAACGAGAAGTCATGGAAGACCAGCCAGTATCTCGGTCCAACCGAGATCGGAGCGGCGGTAACGCTGCTCAAGGCTGCTGAAGCCCACCTGGTCGGTATTCAATCCGATGAAGGAGGCGATCAGTCATGAAACCCGTCATTGCTGAAGTCCACGACTTCAACAGCAAATCGCTGTGTCAGTGGTGCGGCGGCACCTCCAAGAAGGAGTGCGTCACCGTTTCGTTCAAGGCTGGCTTGCTCGATGAAGCCATCATCTGCATCAAATGCCTGAGAAACGCATTACGCGTTCAATCGATGGCGAAGCAGACGGAGGCATCGAAGCCTACTGAAAGTGCAAGCTAATCCCACCAACTCCAACGCGGGCGGCTTGCATAAGTCGCCCGCGTCTTACTTAGGAATCTCCAAATGATCAATAAACTCTCAAAGGCGCTGGCCGTTTGCTGCGTTCTTGTGGTCTCCCTTACTGCGGCAGACGCACAGGAAGCAGTGTCCGTGATGAACGAGTCCGCGCGGCACAAGCTTTTCATACGCTCCGTCATCAAGATTAGCGACCGTACAGACTGGAAATCAGGGTCGGGTTTCATCGTACGGGAAGACGATGCGGGACGAAAGTACGCGGTAACGAATGCCCATGTCGTGGAATACGGTCATGAACTCCAAATTGACGTGTACCCCCATGGCAGCGTCGACGCTCGTGATGGAATTGAAATCCTGGCCCGCGACGAAGCTCGGGACCTGGCACTCATTCGTTTTCGTGCCGATGGCCTAGTTGGCTTCCTGCCGCTCGCTTCAAGGCATGGCAGAGAACTACGACACGATACCGCCACGCTTGTCGGCTTTCCGGACGGCGAATTGACGCTCA from Rubinisphaera italica includes the following:
- a CDS encoding S1 family peptidase, yielding MINKLSKALAVCCVLVVSLTAADAQEAVSVMNESARHKLFIRSVIKISDRTDWKSGSGFIVREDDAGRKYAVTNAHVVEYGHELQIDVYPHGSVDARDGIEILARDEARDLALIRFRADGLVGFLPLASRHGRELRHDTATLVGFPDGELTLRKIDISSRNVRDGDYSGKFFYLDSRFGAGGSGSPIIGYDKHGLICVVGVYHGYSGDRGIGCFEVEEFLVEAKYRTLLDGKPSSNQKQAEIAQIIGLFLQSTMED